A single region of the Streptomyces sp. NBC_01803 genome encodes:
- a CDS encoding penicillin-binding transpeptidase domain-containing protein, translating to MRNGQRVAVVSGVCVAVVSAVGFGAYALIGGDDADKAGTVAATSDELPGETGPEVETGPPTADEVLATAGAFLDAWAGGDAATAAALTDAPDKAEAALTALAADAGIEELTLEAGTPSDGEVPFSVNAAVAYEGERGELAYDSALTVVRDSVSGEAVVAWAPTVLHPDLAEGQSIQTGPVSEVPPVEVLDKNGEVIDGEEYPSLVPILADLQERYGEQAGGSAGAETRIVDGEGETVASLLEIAEPSPGQVPTTIDPAIQRAAEEAVAASSRASVVAIQPSTGAVQAVANNPADGFNGALEGSWAPGSTFKIVSSSLLIDRGLASAGRAHPCPKHFEYGGWRFQNDDEFEIPNGTFADSFARSCNTAFISQAPELGDADLGNQARDAFGLGLDWQVGVTTMDGAVPTQSDAQMAASLIGQGGVRMSPLTMASVSATVKNGGFRQPYLVPAEFDGRQLAQASGGLSGATAQELRSLMNRTAVNGTAAGAMAGLGGDVGAKTGSAEVDGQDKPNAWFTAYRNDLAVAAVVPNSGHGGEFAGPVVADVLRAGS from the coding sequence ATGCGCAACGGGCAGCGGGTCGCGGTCGTTTCGGGGGTCTGTGTGGCCGTCGTGTCGGCTGTGGGGTTCGGGGCGTACGCCCTCATCGGGGGTGACGACGCCGACAAGGCGGGCACCGTCGCCGCGACCTCGGACGAGCTGCCGGGCGAGACCGGGCCGGAGGTCGAGACCGGGCCGCCGACCGCCGACGAGGTGCTGGCCACCGCCGGGGCCTTCCTCGACGCCTGGGCGGGAGGTGACGCCGCCACGGCCGCCGCCCTCACCGACGCGCCCGACAAGGCGGAGGCCGCGCTGACCGCGCTCGCCGCCGACGCCGGGATCGAGGAGCTGACGCTTGAGGCGGGGACGCCCAGCGACGGCGAGGTGCCGTTCTCCGTCAACGCCGCCGTCGCGTACGAGGGCGAGCGGGGCGAGCTGGCCTACGACTCCGCGCTGACCGTCGTCCGGGACAGCGTGAGCGGCGAGGCCGTCGTGGCCTGGGCGCCGACCGTCCTGCACCCCGACCTCGCCGAGGGTCAGTCCATCCAGACCGGACCGGTCAGTGAGGTACCGCCGGTCGAGGTGCTGGACAAGAACGGCGAGGTGATCGACGGCGAGGAGTATCCGTCGCTGGTCCCCATACTCGCCGATCTCCAGGAGCGGTACGGCGAGCAGGCGGGCGGCAGCGCCGGGGCCGAGACGCGGATCGTGGACGGGGAGGGCGAGACCGTCGCCTCCCTGCTGGAGATCGCCGAGCCGTCCCCGGGGCAGGTGCCGACCACCATCGACCCGGCGATCCAGCGGGCCGCCGAGGAGGCGGTCGCGGCCAGTAGCCGGGCCTCGGTCGTCGCGATCCAGCCCAGCACCGGCGCGGTCCAGGCGGTCGCCAACAACCCGGCCGACGGCTTCAACGGCGCGCTGGAAGGCAGTTGGGCGCCCGGCTCGACGTTCAAGATCGTGAGCTCGTCGCTGCTCATCGACCGGGGCCTGGCCTCGGCCGGCAGGGCGCACCCCTGTCCCAAGCACTTCGAGTACGGCGGCTGGCGGTTCCAGAACGACGACGAGTTCGAGATCCCGAACGGCACTTTCGCGGACAGCTTCGCCCGGTCCTGCAACACCGCCTTCATCAGCCAGGCACCGGAGTTGGGCGACGCCGACCTCGGCAACCAGGCCCGGGACGCCTTCGGGCTCGGCCTCGACTGGCAGGTGGGCGTGACGACGATGGACGGCGCGGTGCCCACCCAGTCGGACGCGCAGATGGCCGCCTCACTCATCGGCCAGGGCGGCGTGCGGATGAGCCCGCTGACCATGGCCTCCGTTTCGGCGACCGTGAAGAACGGCGGCTTCCGCCAGCCGTATCTGGTGCCGGCGGAGTTCGACGGGCGGCAGCTCGCGCAGGCGTCGGGGGGGCTGTCCGGCGCCACCGCGCAGGAGTTGAGGTCGCTGATGAACCGGACCGCCGTCAACGGGACGGCCGCCGGCGCGATGGCGGGTCTCGGCGGCGATGTCGGCGCCAAGACCGGTTCGGCCGAGGTGGACGGGCAGGACAAGCCGAACGCCTGGTTCACCGCGTACCGCAACGACCTGGCGGTGGCGGCCGTGGTGCCGAACTCCGGGCACGGCGGCGAGTTCGCCGGGCCGGTGGTGGCGGACGTGCTGCGGGCGGGCTCCTGA
- a CDS encoding energy-coupling factor ABC transporter ATP-binding protein, whose translation MTQPADSPVLAVAGLAYAYPDGHQALFGVDLTLARGERVALLGPNGAGKTTLVLHLNGILTAGAGSVHVAGLPVRADTMGEIRRRVGVVFQDPDDQLFMPTVRDDVAFGPANAGVRGAELDARVTRALDRVGMVGFADRPPHHLSFGQRRRVAVATVLAMDPEILVLDEPSANLDPAARRELADILLSLDLTVLMVTHDLPYALELCPRSVILSEGVLAADGPTHELLSNDELLKRHRLELPFGFDPSAARR comes from the coding sequence ATGACCCAGCCCGCCGACAGCCCCGTGCTCGCGGTGGCCGGCCTCGCCTACGCCTACCCGGACGGGCATCAGGCCCTGTTCGGCGTCGACCTCACCCTCGCGCGCGGCGAGCGCGTCGCGCTCCTCGGCCCCAACGGCGCGGGTAAGACGACCCTCGTGCTCCACCTCAACGGCATCCTCACGGCCGGCGCGGGCAGCGTCCACGTCGCCGGGCTGCCGGTCCGCGCGGACACCATGGGGGAGATCCGCCGCCGTGTCGGCGTCGTCTTCCAGGACCCCGACGACCAGCTCTTCATGCCGACCGTCCGGGACGACGTGGCGTTCGGCCCGGCCAACGCGGGCGTGCGCGGTGCCGAGTTGGACGCCCGGGTGACGCGGGCGCTCGATCGCGTCGGCATGGTCGGCTTCGCCGACCGGCCGCCGCACCACCTCTCGTTCGGGCAGCGGCGGCGGGTCGCCGTCGCCACTGTGCTCGCCATGGACCCGGAGATCCTGGTGCTCGACGAGCCCTCGGCCAACCTGGACCCGGCCGCCCGCCGGGAACTGGCCGACATCCTGCTCTCGTTGGACCTCACGGTCCTCATGGTCACCCATGACCTGCCGTACGCGCTGGAGTTGTGCCCGCGGTCGGTCATCCTCAGCGAGGGCGTGCTCGCCGCCGATGGCCCGACGCACGAACTCCTGTCCAACGACGAGCTGTTGAAGCGTCACCGACTTGAGCTCCCGTTCGGCTTCGATCCCTCGGCGGCCCGTCGCTGA
- a CDS encoding ribose-phosphate diphosphokinase: protein MREIAVFSGSAHPQLAAEVCAHLGVPLLPTRVDRFANDCLQVQLQANCRERDVYLIQPLVRPVQEHLVELLLMLDAARGASAARTTVVMPHYSYARSDKKDAPRISIGGRLMADLMVTAGASRVLAMTLHSPQVHGFFNIPVDHLHALRELAAHFRGQDLANTVVVSPDLGNAKEAAAFARMLGVPVAAGAKQRFSDDRVQISSVIGEVAGRDVIVLDDEIAKGSTVIELLQRLREFGVGSIRIACTHGLFSNGALKRLSEEPGVLEIVCTNTVPIPTEEHTGKLRVLSIAPALAEAMRRIHNGESVSALFDQNQS, encoded by the coding sequence GTGCGCGAGATAGCCGTATTCAGTGGCAGCGCCCATCCCCAGCTGGCCGCCGAGGTCTGCGCGCATCTCGGTGTGCCGTTGCTGCCGACCCGGGTGGACCGTTTCGCCAACGACTGCCTTCAGGTGCAGCTCCAGGCCAACTGCCGGGAGCGGGACGTGTATCTCATCCAGCCGCTGGTCCGGCCGGTGCAGGAGCACCTGGTGGAGCTGCTGTTGATGCTGGACGCCGCGCGCGGCGCCTCGGCGGCACGGACGACCGTGGTCATGCCGCACTACTCGTACGCCCGTTCCGACAAGAAGGACGCGCCGCGCATCTCGATCGGCGGGCGACTGATGGCGGATCTGATGGTGACGGCCGGGGCGAGCCGGGTGCTGGCCATGACGCTGCACTCGCCGCAGGTGCACGGCTTCTTCAACATCCCGGTGGACCACCTGCACGCGCTGCGGGAGCTGGCCGCGCACTTCCGGGGCCAGGACCTGGCCAACACGGTGGTGGTCTCCCCCGACCTGGGCAACGCCAAGGAAGCCGCGGCGTTCGCGCGGATGCTGGGTGTGCCGGTGGCGGCGGGCGCCAAGCAGCGGTTCAGCGACGACCGGGTGCAAATCAGCTCGGTCATCGGCGAGGTCGCCGGGCGCGACGTGATCGTGCTGGACGACGAGATCGCCAAGGGCAGTACCGTCATCGAACTGCTCCAGCGGCTGCGCGAGTTCGGCGTCGGGTCGATCCGGATCGCCTGCACGCACGGGCTGTTCTCGAACGGCGCGCTCAAGCGGCTGAGCGAGGAGCCCGGCGTGCTGGAGATCGTGTGCACCAACACGGTCCCGATCCCGACCGAGGAGCACACCGGCAAGCTGCGGGTGCTGTCCATCGCCCCCGCGCTGGCCGAGGCGATGCGCCGCATCCACAACGGCGAATCGGTCAGCGCCCTCTTCGACCAGAACCAGTCCTGA